A single genomic interval of Pithys albifrons albifrons isolate INPA30051 chromosome 11, PitAlb_v1, whole genome shotgun sequence harbors:
- the ECT2 gene encoding protein ECT2 isoform X1: MTDNSALVSETGRSLLADSSALDSKIIEASRDNVFPGSGLDVGEEMPQIETRVVLVQEAGKHEELLKALETIKIMEVPVIKIKETSPEKSEENLIKSIIHMEIKVPYIKTDSIEELGDSDSPEFESVFVVSDFQDSVFPNLCKADCRVIGPPVVLHCAQKGEPLPFSCRPLYCASMLNLVLCFTGFRKKEELVKLVTLVHHMGGIIRRDFSSKVTHLVANSTHGDKFRIAVSLGVPILKAEWIYKAWEKRNEIDFCAADDDFRNQFKVPPFQDCMLSFLGFSDDEKANMEEMTEMQGGHYLPVGDERCTHLVVEENTVKDLPFEPLKKLYVVKQEWFWGSIQMDARAGESMYLFEKSESPDFKKSVSLLSLNTPNSNRKRRRLKETLAQLTRETDVSPFPPRKRPSAEHSLSIGSLLDISNTPESSTTNGETPKSCARPSKNSTPLPLKQSARWQVAKELYQTESNYVDILTTIIQLFQVPLEKEGQLGGPILAQEEIKTIFGSIPDILDVHTKIKEDLEDLMINWTESKSIGDIILKYSKDLLKTYPPFVNFFEMSKETITRCEKQKPRFHAFLKINQAKPECGRQSLAELLIRPVQRLPSVALLLNDIKKHTAEENPDKITLERAIESLKEVMTHINEDKRKTEAQRQFFDVVYEVDGCPANLLSSHRSLVQRLETVALGDDLCDRGEQVTLFLFNDCLEIARKRHKVIGAFKSPHGHTRPPASLKHVVLMPLSQIKKVLDIRETEDCQKAFALVVRPPTELNNKLLSFQMTTEEPRKEDWLKMLCRHVANTICKADAENLIYTADPDSVEVNTKDMDSTLSRASRAIKKTSKKVTRAFSFSKTPKRALRRALMSHSATEGRSPSSANESYIGSRLTSTSSLAGIPSPSLVSLPSIFERRSHTLSRSTTHLI; the protein is encoded by the exons ATGACTGACAACAGTGCTCTGGTGTCCGAAACCGGGAGGAGCCTCTTGGCTGATTCTTCTGCTCTTGATTCAAAAATTATAGAAGCCTCCAGAGACAATGTGTTTCCTGGGTCTGGTTTGGATGTTGGAG AAGAAATGCCTCAAATAGAAACAAGAGTGGTTTTGGTTCAGGAAGCAGGGAAACATGAGGAGCTTCTGAAAGCATTGGAG ACCATTAAGATAATGGAAGTACCTGTTATAAAGATAAAGGAAACTAGTCCTgagaaatcagaagaaaatctAATAAAAAGTATTATTCATATG GAAATTAAAGTGCCCTACATAAAGACAGACAGTATAGAAGAGCTTGGAGATTCTGATTCCCCAGAATTTGAGAGTGTCTTTGTTGTATCCGACTTCCAAGATTCCGTCTTTCCCAACCTCTGCAAGGCTGATTGCCGTGTCATCGGGCCGCCCGTCGTGCTGCACTGCGCTCAGAAGGGAGAG CCTTTACCTTTCTCCTGTCGTCCACTGTACTGTGCAAGTATGTTGAACTTGGTACTGTGCTTTACAggattcagaaagaaagaagaatta GTTAAGCTGGTGACGTTGGTTCATCATATGGGTGGAATTATTCGAAGGGACTTCAGCTCAAAAGTTACACATTTGGTTGCAAACTCAACACATGGAGACAAATTCAGA ATTGCTGTAAGCCTTGGTGTTCCTATCCTGAAAGCTGAGTGGATTTATAAGGCTTGggagaaaaggaatgaaat tgatttCTGTGCAGCTGATGATGACTTTAGAAATCAGTTCAAGGTTCCTCCCTTCCAGGATTGCATGCTAAGTTtcctgggattctctgatgaTGAGAAAGCTAACATGGAAGAAATGACAGAAATGCAAG gaGGACATTATTTACCAGTTGGTGATGAGAGGTGTACACACTTGGTGgttgaagaaaatacagttaaagATCTTCCATTTGaacctttaaaaaaactttATGTTGTAAAGCAAGAG tGGTTTTGGGGAAGCATTCAAATGGATGCCAGAGCTGGAGAGTCCATGTATTTATTTGAGAAG TCAGAGAGTCCTGACTTCAAGAAGTCCGtgtctctgctttctctgaACACTCCAAACAGCAATCGCAAAAGGCGCCGTTTGAAAGAGACTCTTGCACAACTGACCAGGGAAACAGACGTGTCCCCATTCCCTCCTCGGAAACGACCCTCAGCCGAACACTCACTTTCTATTGGGTCCTTGCTGGATATTTCCAACACTCCGGAGTCAAGCACTACCAATGGAG AAACACCAAAATCCTGTGCAAGGCCTTCCAAAAACTCAACTCCTCTTCCACTAAAGCAGTCTGCGAGGTGGCAGGTTGCAAAGGAATTGTATCAGACAGAAAGTAACTATGTTGATATACTAACAACAATCATTCAG TTATTTCAAGTCCCGTTGGAGAAGGAAGGACAACTTGGGGGACCAATCCTTGCACAGGAAGAGATTAAGACCATATTCGGCAGCATTCCAGATATTCTTGATGTACACACTAAAATTAAG GAGGACCTGGAAGATCTCATGATAAATTGGACTGAAAGCAAAAGTATTGGTGATATCATTCTTAAATAT TCAAAAGACTTGTTGAAAACATACCCTCCGTTTGTGAATTTCTTTGAAATGAGCAAAGAGACTATTACAAGATGTGAAAAACAGAAGCCAAGATTTCATGCCTTTCTAAAG ATAAATCAAGCTAAACCTGAATGTGGCCGCCAAAGTTTAGCTGAACTGCTTATCCGTCCTGTCCAAAGGCTGCCCAGTGTTGCTCTACTACTAAATG ATATTAAGAAACATACAGCAGAAGAGAACCCAGATAAAATCACTCTAGAAAGAGCTATTGAATCATTAAAGGAAGTGATGAC ACATATTAAcgaagataaaagaaaaacagaggcaCAAAGGCAGTTCTTTGACGTTGTCTATGAAGTTGATGGATGTCCA GCCAATCTGTTGTCGTCTCACCGAAGCTTAGTGCAGCGTTTGGAGACTGTAGCACTTGGTGATGACCTCTGTGACAGGGGAGAACAGGTCACACTCTTTCTGTTCAATGACTGCCTAGAG ATTGCAAGGAAACGGCATAAAGTTATTGGAGCTTTCAAGAGTCCACATGGCCACACAAGGCCTCCTGCATCTCTCAAGCATGTTGTCCTCATGCCCCTCTCCCAGATCAAGAAGGTCCTGGACATCAGAGAGACAGAAG ATTGCCAGAAAGCTTTTGCCTTGGTTGTGCGGCCACCTACAGAACTCAACAACAAGCTGCTCAGTTTCCAGATGACCACTGAAGAACCTCGCAAGGAGGACTGGCTGAAGATGTTGTGTCGGCACGTGGCCAACACTATTTGCAAAGCAGATGCA GAAAATCTCATTTATACTGCTGACCCTGACTCGGTTGAAGTAAATACTAAAGATATGGACAGTACTTTAAGCAGAGCATCCAGGGCaataaagaaaacatcaaaaaag
- the ECT2 gene encoding protein ECT2 isoform X2 yields the protein MTDNSALVSETGRSLLADSSALDSKIIEASRDNVFPGSGLDVGEEMPQIETRVVLVQEAGKHEELLKALEEIKVPYIKTDSIEELGDSDSPEFESVFVVSDFQDSVFPNLCKADCRVIGPPVVLHCAQKGEPLPFSCRPLYCASMLNLVLCFTGFRKKEELVKLVTLVHHMGGIIRRDFSSKVTHLVANSTHGDKFRIAVSLGVPILKAEWIYKAWEKRNEIDFCAADDDFRNQFKVPPFQDCMLSFLGFSDDEKANMEEMTEMQGGHYLPVGDERCTHLVVEENTVKDLPFEPLKKLYVVKQEWFWGSIQMDARAGESMYLFEKSESPDFKKSVSLLSLNTPNSNRKRRRLKETLAQLTRETDVSPFPPRKRPSAEHSLSIGSLLDISNTPESSTTNGETPKSCARPSKNSTPLPLKQSARWQVAKELYQTESNYVDILTTIIQLFQVPLEKEGQLGGPILAQEEIKTIFGSIPDILDVHTKIKEDLEDLMINWTESKSIGDIILKYSKDLLKTYPPFVNFFEMSKETITRCEKQKPRFHAFLKINQAKPECGRQSLAELLIRPVQRLPSVALLLNDIKKHTAEENPDKITLERAIESLKEVMTHINEDKRKTEAQRQFFDVVYEVDGCPANLLSSHRSLVQRLETVALGDDLCDRGEQVTLFLFNDCLEIARKRHKVIGAFKSPHGHTRPPASLKHVVLMPLSQIKKVLDIRETEDCQKAFALVVRPPTELNNKLLSFQMTTEEPRKEDWLKMLCRHVANTICKADAENLIYTADPDSVEVNTKDMDSTLSRASRAIKKTSKKVTRAFSFSKTPKRALRRALMSHSATEGRSPSSANESYIGSRLTSTSSLAGIPSPSLVSLPSIFERRSHTLSRSTTHLI from the exons ATGACTGACAACAGTGCTCTGGTGTCCGAAACCGGGAGGAGCCTCTTGGCTGATTCTTCTGCTCTTGATTCAAAAATTATAGAAGCCTCCAGAGACAATGTGTTTCCTGGGTCTGGTTTGGATGTTGGAG AAGAAATGCCTCAAATAGAAACAAGAGTGGTTTTGGTTCAGGAAGCAGGGAAACATGAGGAGCTTCTGAAAGCATTGGAG GAAATTAAAGTGCCCTACATAAAGACAGACAGTATAGAAGAGCTTGGAGATTCTGATTCCCCAGAATTTGAGAGTGTCTTTGTTGTATCCGACTTCCAAGATTCCGTCTTTCCCAACCTCTGCAAGGCTGATTGCCGTGTCATCGGGCCGCCCGTCGTGCTGCACTGCGCTCAGAAGGGAGAG CCTTTACCTTTCTCCTGTCGTCCACTGTACTGTGCAAGTATGTTGAACTTGGTACTGTGCTTTACAggattcagaaagaaagaagaatta GTTAAGCTGGTGACGTTGGTTCATCATATGGGTGGAATTATTCGAAGGGACTTCAGCTCAAAAGTTACACATTTGGTTGCAAACTCAACACATGGAGACAAATTCAGA ATTGCTGTAAGCCTTGGTGTTCCTATCCTGAAAGCTGAGTGGATTTATAAGGCTTGggagaaaaggaatgaaat tgatttCTGTGCAGCTGATGATGACTTTAGAAATCAGTTCAAGGTTCCTCCCTTCCAGGATTGCATGCTAAGTTtcctgggattctctgatgaTGAGAAAGCTAACATGGAAGAAATGACAGAAATGCAAG gaGGACATTATTTACCAGTTGGTGATGAGAGGTGTACACACTTGGTGgttgaagaaaatacagttaaagATCTTCCATTTGaacctttaaaaaaactttATGTTGTAAAGCAAGAG tGGTTTTGGGGAAGCATTCAAATGGATGCCAGAGCTGGAGAGTCCATGTATTTATTTGAGAAG TCAGAGAGTCCTGACTTCAAGAAGTCCGtgtctctgctttctctgaACACTCCAAACAGCAATCGCAAAAGGCGCCGTTTGAAAGAGACTCTTGCACAACTGACCAGGGAAACAGACGTGTCCCCATTCCCTCCTCGGAAACGACCCTCAGCCGAACACTCACTTTCTATTGGGTCCTTGCTGGATATTTCCAACACTCCGGAGTCAAGCACTACCAATGGAG AAACACCAAAATCCTGTGCAAGGCCTTCCAAAAACTCAACTCCTCTTCCACTAAAGCAGTCTGCGAGGTGGCAGGTTGCAAAGGAATTGTATCAGACAGAAAGTAACTATGTTGATATACTAACAACAATCATTCAG TTATTTCAAGTCCCGTTGGAGAAGGAAGGACAACTTGGGGGACCAATCCTTGCACAGGAAGAGATTAAGACCATATTCGGCAGCATTCCAGATATTCTTGATGTACACACTAAAATTAAG GAGGACCTGGAAGATCTCATGATAAATTGGACTGAAAGCAAAAGTATTGGTGATATCATTCTTAAATAT TCAAAAGACTTGTTGAAAACATACCCTCCGTTTGTGAATTTCTTTGAAATGAGCAAAGAGACTATTACAAGATGTGAAAAACAGAAGCCAAGATTTCATGCCTTTCTAAAG ATAAATCAAGCTAAACCTGAATGTGGCCGCCAAAGTTTAGCTGAACTGCTTATCCGTCCTGTCCAAAGGCTGCCCAGTGTTGCTCTACTACTAAATG ATATTAAGAAACATACAGCAGAAGAGAACCCAGATAAAATCACTCTAGAAAGAGCTATTGAATCATTAAAGGAAGTGATGAC ACATATTAAcgaagataaaagaaaaacagaggcaCAAAGGCAGTTCTTTGACGTTGTCTATGAAGTTGATGGATGTCCA GCCAATCTGTTGTCGTCTCACCGAAGCTTAGTGCAGCGTTTGGAGACTGTAGCACTTGGTGATGACCTCTGTGACAGGGGAGAACAGGTCACACTCTTTCTGTTCAATGACTGCCTAGAG ATTGCAAGGAAACGGCATAAAGTTATTGGAGCTTTCAAGAGTCCACATGGCCACACAAGGCCTCCTGCATCTCTCAAGCATGTTGTCCTCATGCCCCTCTCCCAGATCAAGAAGGTCCTGGACATCAGAGAGACAGAAG ATTGCCAGAAAGCTTTTGCCTTGGTTGTGCGGCCACCTACAGAACTCAACAACAAGCTGCTCAGTTTCCAGATGACCACTGAAGAACCTCGCAAGGAGGACTGGCTGAAGATGTTGTGTCGGCACGTGGCCAACACTATTTGCAAAGCAGATGCA GAAAATCTCATTTATACTGCTGACCCTGACTCGGTTGAAGTAAATACTAAAGATATGGACAGTACTTTAAGCAGAGCATCCAGGGCaataaagaaaacatcaaaaaag